A region from the Haloarcula limicola genome encodes:
- a CDS encoding alpha/beta fold hydrolase, with the protein MPDARNDGVRLAYEREGPADAETVVFVEGLGYGRWMWRWQRRAVADDYDTILWDNRGTGESSEPEGPYTIEQMAGDLAAVLDDAGVESAHVVGASMGGMIAMQFALDDDRVASLTLMCTSPGGPEEVPTPETTVQRMYGDPGDMDEREAIRYKMAPALTDEFAEENEDLLERIVDWRLDSDASDQARQWQGAAVEGFDVHDRLDEIRVPALVLHGTADRVVPIQNGERLAGDLPDAEFVSLDGAPHLLFVERRDEVNRLLTEFLEDV; encoded by the coding sequence ATGCCAGACGCACGCAACGACGGCGTCCGCCTCGCCTACGAACGCGAGGGACCCGCCGACGCCGAGACGGTCGTCTTCGTCGAGGGATTGGGCTACGGCCGCTGGATGTGGCGGTGGCAGCGCCGCGCCGTCGCCGACGACTACGACACGATTCTGTGGGACAACCGCGGGACCGGCGAATCGAGCGAGCCCGAGGGCCCCTACACCATCGAACAGATGGCCGGCGACCTCGCGGCGGTCCTAGACGACGCGGGCGTGGAGTCGGCCCACGTCGTCGGCGCGAGCATGGGCGGGATGATCGCCATGCAGTTCGCGCTCGACGACGATCGAGTAGCGTCGCTGACGCTCATGTGTACCTCTCCCGGCGGTCCCGAGGAGGTGCCGACCCCAGAGACGACAGTCCAGCGGATGTACGGCGACCCGGGCGACATGGACGAGCGGGAGGCGATCCGCTACAAGATGGCCCCGGCGCTGACCGACGAGTTCGCCGAGGAGAACGAGGACCTCCTCGAACGGATCGTCGACTGGCGGCTCGACAGCGACGCCAGCGACCAGGCCCGCCAGTGGCAGGGGGCTGCCGTCGAGGGTTTCGACGTGCACGACCGCCTCGACGAGATTCGGGTGCCGGCGCTCGTCCTCCACGGCACCGCCGACCGCGTCGTCCCGATACAGAACGGAGAGCGGCTCGCCGGCGACCTGCCCGACGCGGAGTTCGTCTCCCTCGACGGCGCGCCCCATCTCCTCTTCGTCGAGCGCCGCGACGAGGTGAACCGGCTGCTCACGGAGTTCTTAGAGGATGTCTGA
- a CDS encoding 3-oxoacyl-ACP synthase, whose amino-acid sequence MTVHVTGLGTYLPDVVLTGADIAERTGIPEEVVVEKMGVERKHVCPPDEDHPAEMCVAAAEDALADAALRPDELDAVRYHGSEFKDYVVWNAAAAVADTLGADGASATESYALCAGLPVALREAKALLETDAGLDRILLVAASREEDLVDYDDPDTSFMFNFGSGATALVLEADAPDRAVARVRASASLTDGSFSEDVIMPAGGTRRPPSHDTVANGEHTLRVPDHKRMKRRLGEVSLPNFREVADDALSRSGYDRESVDFAAITHMKRSFHEILCEDFGLGADDQFYLDEYGHVQSCDQGLALDAVREELAPDDVVLCLAAGTGYTWAASVLEWGTA is encoded by the coding sequence GTGACCGTCCACGTCACCGGGCTGGGCACCTACCTCCCCGACGTGGTGCTCACCGGCGCGGACATCGCCGAACGGACCGGCATCCCCGAGGAGGTGGTCGTCGAGAAGATGGGCGTCGAGCGGAAGCACGTCTGCCCGCCCGACGAGGACCACCCCGCGGAGATGTGCGTCGCCGCCGCCGAGGACGCCCTCGCTGACGCTGCCCTCCGCCCCGACGAACTCGACGCCGTCCGCTACCACGGCAGCGAGTTCAAGGACTACGTCGTCTGGAACGCCGCCGCGGCCGTCGCCGACACCCTCGGCGCGGACGGCGCGTCGGCCACCGAGAGCTACGCGCTCTGTGCCGGCCTCCCCGTCGCACTGCGGGAGGCGAAGGCCCTCCTCGAAACGGACGCGGGCCTCGATAGAATCCTCCTCGTCGCCGCCAGCCGCGAGGAGGACCTCGTGGACTACGACGACCCCGACACCTCCTTCATGTTCAACTTCGGGAGCGGCGCGACGGCGCTGGTCTTAGAGGCCGACGCGCCCGACCGCGCTGTGGCCCGCGTCCGCGCGAGCGCCTCCCTGACCGACGGCAGTTTCAGCGAGGACGTGATCATGCCCGCGGGCGGCACCCGTCGGCCGCCGAGCCACGACACGGTGGCCAACGGCGAGCACACCCTTCGCGTCCCCGACCACAAACGGATGAAGCGCCGGCTCGGCGAGGTCAGCCTGCCGAACTTCCGGGAGGTGGCCGACGACGCGCTCTCTCGCTCCGGCTACGACCGCGAGAGCGTGGACTTCGCCGCCATCACCCACATGAAGCGGTCGTTCCACGAGATCCTCTGCGAGGACTTCGGCCTCGGTGCCGACGACCAGTTCTACCTCGACGAGTACGGCCACGTCCAGAGCTGCGACCAGGGGCTCGCGCTCGACGCGGTCAGAGAGGAGTTAGCGCCCGACGACGTGGTTCTCTGTCTTGCGGCCGGGACCGGCTACACGTGGGCCGCGTCGGTACTGGAGTGGGGGACGGCGTAG